One Vanessa cardui chromosome 17, ilVanCard2.1, whole genome shotgun sequence DNA window includes the following coding sequences:
- the LOC124536639 gene encoding protein aveugle, whose translation MVEDSSLNSNKSKTKTTRPKAVYLWTEADVQKWLRRHCSDYYNLYWERFHEHDITGRALVRINDNTLLRMGITNKEHREAIWREILKLRLKTDIVEIRDLERRHYYFNYDL comes from the exons atggtTGAAGATTCCAGTTTAAATTCCAATAAATCAAAG actaAAACTACTCGTCCAAAAGCTGTATACTTGTGGACGGAAGCAGACGTACAGAAGTGGTTACGACGTCACTGTAGCGATTACTATAATTTGTACTGGGAGAGATTTCATGAG CATGATATAACAGGCAGAGCATTGGTCCGCATAAATGACAACACATTACTTAGAATGGGAATAACTAACAAAGAACATAGGGAAGCTATTTGGAGGGAGATACTGAAACTACGACTGAAGACTGACATTGTTGAAATAAGGGATTTGGAGAGACGGCATTATTACTTTAACTATGATTTGTGA